The Streptomyces sp. RKAG293 genome includes a region encoding these proteins:
- a CDS encoding alpha/beta hydrolase, producing the protein MTQSPPAQLDLGWPPPPFLAPVPPVVGDDGVTRFEGVTYATSPGYRPRLLDVQVPASATPPPVVLWIHGGGWMEGDRRYPPPTVPVELLHGSVLGAGFALVSIDYRHSLEAPFPAQLHDVKAAIRYIRRFAGSFGIDTDRIAVWGESAGGHLAALAGLTTADGPGGAAMEGTEGVLGEPTAVQAVVDWYGVHEIASLLAHPMPPSPPGAAEYPNPFAALLGGTEDERTDLARAASPVTYVGAGAPPFLLIHGTKDGLVPYSQSELLAAELRTAGCEVTLTPVDGADHIFLGSPDIVSIVGDSVAFIAGRLNGPSQP; encoded by the coding sequence ATGACGCAGTCACCGCCAGCCCAACTCGACCTGGGGTGGCCCCCGCCGCCCTTCCTGGCCCCCGTTCCGCCCGTGGTGGGCGACGACGGCGTGACCCGGTTCGAGGGCGTCACCTACGCGACCTCGCCGGGGTACCGGCCGCGGCTGCTCGACGTCCAGGTGCCCGCGAGTGCGACGCCCCCGCCCGTCGTCCTCTGGATCCACGGCGGAGGCTGGATGGAGGGCGACCGGCGCTACCCGCCGCCCACCGTGCCCGTCGAGCTGCTGCACGGCTCGGTCCTCGGCGCCGGCTTCGCCCTCGTCTCCATCGACTACCGGCACAGCCTGGAGGCGCCGTTCCCGGCGCAGCTGCACGACGTCAAGGCGGCGATCCGCTACATCCGCCGCTTCGCCGGCAGCTTCGGCATCGACACCGACCGGATCGCCGTGTGGGGCGAGTCGGCCGGCGGTCATCTGGCGGCCCTGGCCGGGCTCACCACCGCCGACGGGCCCGGTGGTGCCGCGATGGAGGGCACCGAGGGCGTCCTCGGTGAGCCGACGGCGGTACAGGCCGTCGTCGACTGGTACGGGGTCCACGAGATCGCCTCGCTGCTCGCCCACCCGATGCCGCCGTCACCGCCCGGCGCGGCCGAGTACCCCAACCCGTTCGCGGCGCTGCTCGGCGGCACCGAGGACGAGCGGACCGACCTGGCGCGGGCCGCCAGCCCCGTCACCTATGTCGGCGCGGGCGCCCCGCCCTTCCTGCTGATCCACGGGACCAAGGACGGCCTGGTGCCTTACAGCCAGAGCGAGCTCCTCGCCGCGGAACTGCGCACCGCGGGCTGCGAGGTCACCCTCACGCCGGTGGACGGCGCCGACCACATCTTCCTGGGCTCCCCGGACATCGTCTCGATCGTCGGCGACAGCGTCGCCTTCATCGCCGGCCGGTTGAACGGCCCGTCCCAGCCCTGA
- a CDS encoding ATP-binding protein, with the protein MLTVTAFTVSAPSIPPTEPIPPMRPTSSAPSASSAPPVPPAPAGAGRSRRPPSAPPPPGRALVHWVLAPEVAAVPRIRRRLHRVLLDWRIHSDVIDALLLVVTELAANSVQHAGPSTERLRVTAAVGGGQLWLDVSDGDPCPPRVGADVDPDAECGRGLLMVNLLVDEASGWVEVLPYGGRGAGGGAGKTVRVRVPVAR; encoded by the coding sequence ATGCTCACCGTCACCGCGTTCACCGTCTCCGCTCCGTCCATCCCGCCGACGGAGCCCATTCCGCCGATGCGGCCCACTTCGTCGGCGCCGTCCGCGTCGTCCGCGCCCCCGGTCCCGCCGGCGCCCGCCGGCGCCGGGCGGTCGCGGCGCCCGCCGTCCGCGCCGCCTCCTCCGGGCCGCGCGCTCGTCCACTGGGTGCTGGCGCCCGAGGTGGCGGCCGTCCCGCGGATCCGCCGGCGGCTGCACCGCGTCCTGCTGGACTGGCGCATCCATTCCGACGTCATCGACGCCCTTCTGCTGGTCGTCACCGAACTGGCCGCCAACTCCGTGCAGCACGCCGGGCCGTCCACCGAGCGGCTGCGCGTCACCGCGGCCGTCGGCGGTGGTCAGCTGTGGCTGGACGTGAGTGACGGGGACCCGTGCCCGCCCCGCGTCGGGGCGGACGTCGATCCGGACGCGGAGTGCGGGCGCGGTCTGCTGATGGTGAACCTGCTGGTCGACGAGGCGAGCGGCTGGGTGGAGGTGCTCCCGTACGGCGGGCGGGGCGCGGGCGGTGGCGCCGGGAAAACCGTCCGGGTGCGGGTGCCCGTCGCGCGGTGA